Proteins encoded together in one Marinobacter sp. Arc7-DN-1 window:
- a CDS encoding LysM peptidoglycan-binding domain-containing protein, giving the protein MPQHKVQSGETLSGIASRYEVSLDEIKAENPIIQDVNHIEAGWNLTVPDNPATRNALPPAQSANDDTKDDLECSQCSIECEALVHVTGEEDVLYALTRTQLRDLHREIETLNEPLIELKAAEEGPKAEIPAAREKAWNRLRKLGALPKPEHSSTAKELLRDYEARWKRERQRLEHQRRRAKRIEYEINQIRNQILFPASQRNLTDARDQLSVKVFTTLCAELEATLPGVKAKVEAHELIADASKQDLSAIDERLKFLRAALEAEIQYRMVESADDADSQEARQLRYEADELKNYTRWPDFIAESDIQSLVEKQKRLNELDGELIPYMDYVSDYAAKVSWVVRLWNVIHHEEVEKHRQEQQERRDLIVDIGKTLRGLVETSPPSAVDVLAKPNVSSMKARPLIELKHTGGAGYRYARQEVLNQLRSNWKPLKASDVRAVMNAADFERAWGEAKDSLKNNRSLKVKFAEWKSKEDNFFNQLEIELFKKEASTKDGRFAASAEAQMFRFAAQCSLEANYDPQKGEAYIGTQMQGAYSLLQGEATFAARIPDETGAKVILEYENHQGNQIKLHCGYFRADAEYRIQGFAGACVSLAANAKVSSAPGQVGISGETNGEAFAGATVSNEARFGVKWKAAYQEVADHQGSGEGSSSRSTEITEDQKALGSEFRSLLDVKPEIAISAGIGAGFDYKVFLERDTLYMALNGRLVVGAGGGGGIAAELNGKQIWELGKFVRWSLERSDFRFLDWIDEGAFKQITLFLKAFVLTKSDFEEFVSQGAERIEKFWADLSTANSRVRDVAKAVISNNDVARLPPLAKAELLEILMEDSSAFFGFEDPYRSIADEASMKILETVTMHRELVEILKRIGNEGKKGGFHDLKTNYARLIARRLLRSPQSEKAERWLSGVLS; this is encoded by the coding sequence ATGCCACAACATAAAGTTCAGTCAGGTGAAACCCTGTCAGGTATTGCTTCCCGTTACGAGGTTTCGCTGGATGAGATCAAGGCTGAGAACCCGATTATTCAGGATGTGAATCACATAGAGGCCGGCTGGAATCTGACAGTGCCTGATAACCCCGCAACCCGGAATGCTTTGCCGCCAGCACAGTCGGCCAATGATGATACAAAAGATGATCTCGAATGTTCCCAGTGCTCGATAGAATGCGAAGCGCTTGTCCATGTCACTGGTGAGGAAGACGTTCTCTATGCGCTTACCCGAACTCAGCTAAGAGATCTGCATAGGGAGATTGAAACGCTTAACGAGCCATTGATTGAACTGAAAGCGGCGGAAGAAGGGCCAAAAGCAGAGATACCTGCCGCCCGGGAAAAAGCCTGGAACAGACTCAGAAAGTTGGGAGCGCTCCCGAAGCCGGAGCACAGTTCGACTGCAAAAGAACTGCTCAGAGACTACGAAGCGCGCTGGAAAAGGGAGCGGCAACGGCTTGAACATCAGCGCCGTCGTGCAAAGCGGATTGAGTATGAAATCAACCAGATTCGAAACCAGATCCTGTTTCCGGCCAGTCAACGCAATCTGACAGATGCAAGGGACCAGCTTTCGGTAAAGGTGTTCACAACGCTTTGTGCGGAACTGGAGGCGACCCTGCCAGGTGTGAAAGCCAAGGTTGAAGCCCATGAACTGATCGCCGACGCCAGTAAACAAGACCTATCGGCAATAGATGAAAGGCTGAAGTTTCTTCGCGCGGCGCTCGAGGCAGAAATTCAGTACCGGATGGTGGAGAGTGCCGACGACGCAGACAGCCAGGAAGCACGTCAGCTAAGGTATGAAGCCGACGAGCTGAAAAATTATACCCGCTGGCCTGATTTCATTGCCGAGTCCGATATCCAGTCTCTCGTAGAAAAGCAGAAACGGCTCAACGAGCTCGATGGTGAACTTATTCCGTACATGGATTACGTCAGCGACTATGCGGCGAAAGTGTCCTGGGTCGTCCGGCTGTGGAATGTCATCCACCACGAGGAGGTTGAGAAGCATCGTCAGGAGCAGCAGGAACGCCGGGACCTGATCGTCGATATTGGGAAGACCCTCAGAGGCCTGGTGGAAACCAGCCCTCCCTCGGCTGTCGATGTTCTTGCCAAACCCAATGTCAGTTCAATGAAAGCCCGCCCGTTGATCGAACTGAAGCACACTGGTGGCGCTGGTTATCGTTACGCCCGCCAGGAGGTTCTGAATCAATTGCGCAGTAACTGGAAGCCATTGAAGGCCTCGGATGTTCGTGCAGTGATGAACGCCGCCGACTTTGAGCGAGCCTGGGGCGAGGCCAAAGATTCACTGAAGAACAATCGGTCGCTCAAGGTGAAATTCGCCGAGTGGAAGAGTAAAGAGGACAACTTCTTCAACCAGTTGGAAATCGAATTATTTAAAAAAGAAGCGTCGACCAAAGATGGGCGCTTCGCTGCCAGTGCTGAAGCACAGATGTTCCGGTTTGCCGCTCAATGCAGTCTGGAAGCCAACTATGATCCCCAGAAGGGCGAGGCCTACATCGGCACGCAAATGCAGGGTGCGTACAGTTTGCTGCAGGGTGAGGCGACCTTTGCGGCACGAATACCTGATGAAACCGGAGCAAAGGTTATTCTCGAATACGAGAACCACCAGGGAAATCAGATAAAGCTTCATTGTGGTTACTTCAGAGCCGATGCGGAGTACCGGATCCAGGGCTTCGCTGGTGCCTGCGTCTCTCTTGCAGCCAATGCGAAGGTATCAAGTGCCCCGGGGCAAGTCGGTATTTCTGGGGAAACTAACGGGGAGGCATTTGCCGGGGCGACGGTGAGTAATGAAGCCAGGTTTGGGGTTAAGTGGAAGGCGGCTTATCAGGAGGTTGCCGATCACCAGGGTTCTGGTGAGGGTAGCTCCTCAAGAAGCACGGAGATCACTGAAGATCAAAAAGCACTGGGCTCCGAATTCAGATCCTTGCTGGATGTAAAGCCGGAGATTGCGATATCCGCAGGAATCGGGGCCGGTTTTGATTACAAGGTATTTCTTGAGCGGGATACATTGTACATGGCACTTAACGGTAGGCTGGTTGTCGGTGCTGGCGGAGGTGGCGGAATTGCCGCCGAACTCAATGGCAAGCAGATCTGGGAGTTGGGGAAGTTTGTCCGCTGGTCGCTGGAGCGGAGTGATTTCAGATTTCTGGACTGGATTGATGAGGGTGCATTCAAGCAGATCACGTTGTTTTTAAAAGCGTTTGTTTTAACGAAATCAGACTTTGAAGAGTTTGTTTCTCAGGGGGCAGAACGAATCGAAAAGTTCTGGGCGGATCTGAGCACAGCTAATTCGAGAGTAAGGGATGTTGCTAAGGCTGTTATTTCGAATAACGATGTGGCCAGGCTGCCCCCTCTTGCAAAAGCTGAGCTTTTGGAGATTTTGATGGAAGACAGTTCCGCTTTCTTCGGTTTTGAGGATCCATACCGATCAATTGCTGACGAAGCGAGTATGAAGATCCTTGAGACGGTAACCATGCATCGGGAATTGGTGGAGATTTTGAAGCGGATCGGTAATGAGGGGAAGAAAGGCGGCTTCCATGATCTCAAGACCAATTATGCGCGACTGATTGCTCGCCGATTATTGCGTTCGCCTCAATCTGAAAAGGCTGAGCGGTGGTTGTCAGGCGTGCTCAGTTAA
- a CDS encoding formylglycine-generating enzyme family protein, which translates to MRYLVFSSLVLTSALSGCSLYFESQAKDMVQRQMDAMVFVEGGEFMMGNPGGWDGSSDSWPPHRVVLDDFYIQKYEVTQGDFELFIEVTGYEPSDDRYEDMRDKMSERFDDEFPAVASWVDAKAFCQWLGEHAGTKVRLPTEAEWEFAARSRGQMLRYATENGEAIEDVTMAAKVEHSRYAPPPYEVAMPNPPGTFPPNALGLYDMSGNVGEWVSDNYSEDFYEHSPVNNPKGPAEGQKDIFEGLPYRVLRGGNYENFLANTTISRRKGSQTLASEIRGFRCSTDSGLK; encoded by the coding sequence ATGCGTTACCTCGTTTTTTCTTCCCTCGTTCTTACATCAGCCCTTTCCGGTTGCAGCCTCTATTTCGAATCCCAGGCAAAAGACATGGTCCAGCGACAGATGGATGCCATGGTTTTTGTGGAAGGTGGGGAGTTTATGATGGGGAATCCAGGTGGATGGGATGGGAGCAGTGATAGCTGGCCGCCTCACAGGGTGGTTCTGGATGATTTCTATATTCAGAAGTATGAGGTTACCCAGGGAGATTTTGAGCTGTTTATAGAGGTGACGGGGTATGAGCCCTCCGATGATCGCTATGAGGACATGAGGGATAAAATGTCCGAGCGCTTTGACGATGAATTCCCAGCTGTCGCATCCTGGGTAGATGCGAAAGCCTTTTGCCAATGGCTGGGCGAACACGCTGGCACAAAAGTCCGGCTTCCCACAGAGGCAGAGTGGGAGTTTGCTGCACGTTCTCGGGGGCAAATGCTTCGTTACGCAACCGAGAACGGAGAGGCTATTGAAGATGTCACCATGGCTGCCAAGGTTGAGCATAGCCGGTACGCCCCACCACCCTATGAAGTCGCAATGCCAAACCCGCCCGGCACGTTTCCACCGAATGCGCTGGGGTTATATGACATGTCGGGGAACGTTGGAGAGTGGGTTAGCGACAACTACTCAGAGGACTTCTACGAGCACTCTCCCGTTAACAACCCTAAAGGGCCCGCAGAGGGACAGAAGGATATTTTCGAAGGCTTGCCCTATCGGGTGTTACGAGGTGGTAATTATGAGAACTTCCTTGCAAACACAACAATATCCCGACGAAAAGGCTCGCAGACGCTCGCTTCAGAGATCCGGGGGTTCCGTTGCTCTACAGATTCAGGCTTAAAATAG
- a CDS encoding DUF3592 domain-containing protein, with protein sequence MKTFNTLRVIFALVGTGMLVGAFFSFQSTSTFLDTATAKPGVVTDLIRSRSGDSNAYYPIVRFEDEQGRLTEFRSSSGSNPPSYSPGETVRVLFTPDEPESARIDGFFSLWGATLIVGFLGGVFFLIGAGMFVVPAVRNGGAAKLRETGQRVQGIFQGVEKNKMIEMNGKSPYQIVCQWQNPVTSDIHVFRSDNLWFDPSEHIQSESIPVYINPTNPKRYWVDTSFLPKMAA encoded by the coding sequence ATGAAAACCTTCAACACGCTGCGTGTGATCTTTGCACTCGTGGGTACCGGCATGCTTGTCGGCGCCTTCTTTTCTTTCCAGAGCACCTCAACCTTTCTTGATACCGCAACAGCCAAGCCCGGTGTTGTGACAGACCTGATCCGCTCGCGGTCCGGTGATTCAAATGCCTATTATCCCATCGTCCGCTTTGAAGACGAGCAGGGCAGGCTCACAGAGTTCCGTTCTTCAAGTGGCAGTAATCCTCCAAGTTACAGTCCCGGTGAGACGGTTCGTGTGCTGTTTACGCCCGACGAGCCTGAGTCTGCAAGGATTGACGGATTCTTTTCGCTTTGGGGTGCAACCCTGATCGTAGGCTTCTTGGGTGGCGTTTTCTTCCTGATTGGGGCCGGCATGTTTGTTGTACCGGCTGTCAGAAATGGTGGCGCGGCAAAGCTTCGCGAAACCGGACAGCGGGTTCAGGGCATCTTTCAGGGTGTCGAAAAGAACAAGATGATAGAGATGAACGGCAAAAGCCCCTATCAGATCGTTTGTCAGTGGCAGAATCCGGTCACTTCCGATATTCATGTATTCAGGAGTGACAACCTCTGGTTTGACCCGTCGGAGCATATCCAGAGCGAATCCATACCCGTGTACATCAACCCGACCAACCCGAAGCGCTATTGGGTAGATACGTCCTTTTTGCCGAAGATGGCGGCCTGA
- a CDS encoding AI-2E family transporter, whose protein sequence is MDDHSTNTDSAGESRRPLISSDLATPIYGLFGLGTLYTLYLAHEIVMPIILALMTSLLLSPLVKKAYVKWRIPRVVSSLVLVLLVLAGIVGIAVAVATPALKWMEEVPQGISRLLVGESEISRQIARVTESAKQVEKSVEELSETEQQQPTAVVLQTDSWRSQLMAKVRNGIAGLALALALTYFLLVSGNRLTRNFVRQLPIDQRKTVLRITHDSQHQIARYLGVLGLSNLAVGTITGLISWGAGLPDPAVWGLVAGLARFIPYLGNILSISMLTIVSAVSLDELWMMAIAPLGFLGLTTLVGLFIEPWIHGFRMAINPVIIFVSIFFWGWLWGPVGVLLAVPLMTVIQVVLKQIPKLRPVYKVIAR, encoded by the coding sequence ATGGACGACCATTCCACAAACACCGACTCGGCGGGCGAAAGCAGGCGCCCGCTGATTTCATCGGATCTTGCCACGCCAATCTACGGGCTGTTCGGCCTGGGTACTCTGTACACCCTGTACCTGGCCCATGAGATTGTTATGCCCATCATTCTCGCGTTAATGACGAGCCTGTTGTTGTCGCCACTGGTGAAGAAGGCCTACGTCAAATGGCGGATTCCGCGGGTGGTCAGCTCGCTGGTTCTGGTCTTGCTGGTACTGGCCGGGATTGTCGGTATTGCCGTTGCTGTCGCGACCCCGGCGCTGAAGTGGATGGAAGAGGTGCCGCAGGGTATCTCCAGGCTGCTGGTAGGCGAGAGCGAGATAAGTCGCCAGATTGCCAGGGTGACGGAATCAGCGAAGCAGGTTGAGAAATCCGTGGAGGAGCTTTCCGAGACAGAACAACAACAGCCAACGGCGGTTGTTCTGCAAACGGACTCCTGGCGCAGCCAACTGATGGCCAAAGTCCGGAACGGCATCGCGGGCCTCGCGCTGGCACTGGCACTGACCTATTTCCTTCTGGTCAGCGGTAACCGCCTGACCAGAAACTTTGTTCGTCAGCTCCCCATTGATCAGCGCAAAACGGTTTTACGGATCACTCATGATTCGCAGCATCAGATTGCCCGCTACCTGGGCGTTCTGGGATTGAGCAATCTGGCCGTTGGCACTATCACTGGTCTTATATCCTGGGGCGCCGGCTTGCCGGATCCGGCGGTCTGGGGGCTGGTGGCAGGGTTGGCCCGGTTTATTCCCTATCTGGGCAATATTCTCTCGATTTCGATGCTGACAATCGTATCAGCCGTCAGCCTGGATGAACTCTGGATGATGGCGATCGCGCCCCTGGGTTTCCTGGGGCTGACAACCCTTGTGGGTCTGTTTATCGAGCCCTGGATCCATGGCTTCCGCATGGCCATCAATCCGGTGATTATCTTCGTCTCGATCTTCTTCTGGGGCTGGCTATGGGGGCCAGTGGGCGTGCTTCTGGCGGTGCCATTGATGACGGTTATCCAGGTGGTCCTCAAGCAGATTCCCAAGCTGCGCCCGGTCTACAAGGTTATTGCGCGATAG
- a CDS encoding zinc-binding dehydrogenase, translating into MIPTTMKAMVLTGHGDIDKLEYQDVPVPTPGPGQVLVQVTATAKNNTDRKAREGLYPTKKGEMTSFQMGGKPTLVFPRIQGADIAGRIVAVGEGVDEARVGERGLLDFNIYANDRRDINLTPDYYGHGADGGYAEYAALPADQFHHIPNPEMADAEVASMGMCSYQTAMHMLTSANIRAGERVLVTGASGGVGTALIQLCRIMGAIPYALSKQDKAGPLLELGAEAVLDRSDMATFVERVKAQTGGKPIDAVMDLVGGEMTDAFIDTMIFDMNARSTYPRLSIAGASGGNISEILWTRIYLYQVQILGVSHGTREEAEQLMAWIRNGHLKPVLHGAFRLSDLHRAEQYFVNRGSTYLGKIVIVPDSQWEEHGKRWSLESA; encoded by the coding sequence ATGATCCCGACTACCATGAAAGCCATGGTTCTTACCGGTCACGGTGATATCGACAAACTCGAGTATCAGGATGTCCCCGTTCCCACCCCCGGGCCCGGCCAGGTGCTTGTTCAGGTGACGGCAACGGCTAAGAACAATACCGACCGGAAGGCCCGGGAAGGGCTGTATCCCACCAAAAAGGGTGAAATGACCTCGTTCCAGATGGGCGGCAAACCCACGCTGGTTTTTCCACGGATACAGGGTGCGGATATTGCCGGGCGTATTGTGGCCGTTGGCGAAGGTGTTGATGAGGCCCGGGTCGGCGAACGGGGTCTGCTGGACTTCAACATCTACGCCAATGATCGTCGGGATATCAATCTCACGCCCGATTACTACGGCCACGGCGCCGATGGCGGGTACGCGGAATACGCTGCACTGCCTGCGGACCAGTTTCATCACATACCCAACCCCGAAATGGCGGATGCCGAAGTCGCGTCCATGGGTATGTGTTCCTATCAGACTGCCATGCACATGCTCACGTCGGCCAACATCAGGGCCGGCGAACGGGTACTGGTAACCGGCGCCAGTGGTGGTGTGGGCACCGCACTGATCCAGCTGTGCCGGATTATGGGAGCAATTCCGTACGCCCTGAGCAAACAGGACAAGGCCGGACCGTTGCTGGAACTGGGTGCCGAGGCGGTGCTGGATCGCTCCGATATGGCTACGTTCGTGGAGCGAGTGAAAGCGCAAACCGGCGGCAAACCCATTGATGCGGTGATGGATCTGGTTGGCGGTGAAATGACCGATGCGTTCATCGATACCATGATTTTCGATATGAATGCCCGCAGCACCTACCCGCGCCTGAGCATTGCCGGCGCCAGCGGCGGCAACATCAGCGAAATCCTGTGGACCCGTATCTACCTCTATCAGGTGCAGATTCTCGGCGTGTCCCATGGTACCCGGGAGGAAGCGGAACAGCTGATGGCCTGGATTCGCAACGGCCACCTGAAACCGGTTCTGCACGGCGCTTTCCGGCTCTCTGATCTGCACCGGGCAGAGCAGTACTTCGTGAACCGGGGTAGCACTTATCTCGGCAAGATCGTGATTGTTCCCGACTCACAGTGGGAAGAACACGGCAAACGCTGGTCACTGGAGAGCGCCTGA
- a CDS encoding proline racemase family protein: protein MKPELTIELMDTHAGGDVSRIVTGGIDRLPGDTVRAQMEYLRDDADGLRRLLLEEPYGVPEMSVDLLVPPTDPRAAAGYIIMEVMGYPIYSGSNTICTATAVLESGIVPKQEGKQNFVLESPAGLVQIEATVHDGLVETITCEGLPSYIHTYQATIDVPSLGGITYSVAYSGGFYALVDAASLGFDLTLDEERKLAETAHAIVEAIQAERGFSHYTLGDVGPLPFLHFMGPVEHLAEGYYRSRSATYVHPGVICRSTTGTGTSARLALMNYEGSIKPGDKLETISLRETGFIGEFTSVEEEGEYQVIKNSITGKGYVIARSDIVVNCDDPMVECGALHHILSSRHSGDITPKS from the coding sequence ATGAAGCCGGAACTGACCATTGAACTGATGGATACCCATGCCGGCGGTGATGTCAGCCGTATCGTGACCGGTGGTATTGATCGGCTGCCCGGCGATACTGTTCGGGCGCAGATGGAATACCTGCGCGACGATGCCGATGGCCTGCGCCGGCTGCTGCTGGAAGAGCCCTATGGCGTGCCGGAAATGTCAGTGGATCTGCTGGTGCCGCCGACGGACCCGAGGGCGGCGGCCGGCTACATCATCATGGAGGTGATGGGCTACCCGATCTACTCCGGCTCAAACACCATTTGCACCGCCACCGCCGTGCTCGAATCGGGCATTGTGCCGAAACAGGAAGGGAAACAGAATTTCGTCCTGGAGTCGCCCGCCGGCCTGGTTCAGATCGAGGCGACCGTGCATGACGGCCTGGTGGAAACGATCACCTGTGAAGGCCTGCCCAGTTATATCCATACCTACCAGGCCACCATTGATGTGCCTTCGCTGGGTGGGATTACCTACAGCGTGGCCTACAGCGGCGGGTTCTACGCGCTGGTCGATGCCGCCAGCCTGGGTTTTGATCTGACCCTGGATGAGGAACGCAAGCTGGCGGAAACCGCCCACGCCATCGTCGAGGCCATTCAGGCCGAGCGTGGCTTTTCCCATTACACCCTTGGCGATGTCGGCCCGCTGCCGTTCCTGCACTTCATGGGGCCTGTGGAGCATCTAGCTGAAGGTTATTACCGTTCCCGTTCCGCTACCTACGTGCATCCGGGCGTGATATGCCGGAGCACGACCGGCACCGGCACCTCGGCGCGGCTGGCGCTGATGAATTACGAAGGCAGCATAAAGCCGGGCGACAAGCTGGAAACCATATCCCTGAGGGAGACCGGTTTTATCGGCGAATTTACCTCGGTTGAGGAAGAGGGCGAATACCAGGTGATCAAGAACAGCATCACTGGCAAGGGCTATGTCATTGCCCGCTCAGACATCGTTGTGAACTGCGATGATCCTATGGTGGAGTGTGGGGCCCTGCACCATATTCTTTCCAGCCGCCACTCCGGAGATATCACCCCGAAATCCTGA
- a CDS encoding AMP-binding protein encodes MSLPEYTDVYNNFDPAALEADILDGRLDSGLNVCHEICDKWAGDPSRVALYYEKEDGGDGVLTFAELKEQSARFANYLASQGIGKGDRVAALLPRTPELLIVIAGTLRAGAVYQPLFTAFGSGAIEYRFERAGTRLVVTNPENYPKLNDVKVCPPVLAVNAGEIDAEVPDFEETLAAQSSEFEPVMVKGDDPFLQMFTSGTVGKSKGVAVPAKALLAFYVYMKYAIDLRDDDRFWNVADPGWAYGLYYAVVGPLLMGHATHFNPGGFTPESTYDMIRKYKITNLAAAPTAYRLLKANDHVLPEGENLGLRIASSAGEPLNPEVVNWIRNRHFCPVKDHYGQTETGMTCCNFHGLEHPVREGSMGYASPGHKVVALNEKNEEVGAGEVGQLAVDVKASPLFHFDGYTWGEKDPFVEGYYLTGDMVVCHGDGCFSFSGRDDDIITTAGYRVGPADVESTLLEHAAVAESGVVGKPDEKRGSIIKAYVVIKSDQEPADEQALKDELQELVRRRLSTHAFPREIEFVDELPKTPSGKIQRFVLRNKAQEEAGA; translated from the coding sequence ATGAGCCTTCCGGAATACACTGACGTTTACAACAACTTCGATCCTGCTGCCCTGGAAGCGGACATCCTGGATGGACGTCTGGATAGCGGGCTCAACGTATGCCACGAAATCTGCGACAAGTGGGCGGGCGACCCCAGCCGGGTCGCCCTTTACTACGAAAAAGAGGATGGCGGTGACGGTGTTCTGACCTTTGCCGAGCTGAAAGAGCAGTCCGCCCGATTTGCCAATTACCTGGCATCCCAAGGCATTGGCAAGGGTGACCGGGTGGCTGCACTCCTGCCGCGTACACCGGAGCTGCTGATCGTCATCGCGGGCACCCTGCGCGCCGGTGCTGTCTATCAACCCCTGTTCACTGCCTTTGGGTCCGGGGCTATTGAATACCGTTTTGAGCGGGCCGGCACCAGGCTGGTGGTGACCAACCCGGAAAACTACCCCAAGCTGAATGACGTCAAGGTGTGTCCGCCGGTACTCGCAGTGAACGCCGGTGAGATTGACGCTGAAGTCCCCGATTTCGAGGAAACCCTGGCGGCGCAGTCCAGTGAGTTTGAGCCGGTCATGGTTAAAGGCGACGACCCGTTCCTGCAGATGTTTACGTCTGGAACGGTGGGCAAGTCCAAGGGCGTTGCCGTCCCGGCCAAAGCGCTGCTGGCGTTTTATGTCTATATGAAGTATGCCATCGATCTGCGTGACGACGACAGGTTCTGGAATGTGGCCGATCCCGGCTGGGCCTACGGCCTTTATTACGCCGTGGTGGGCCCCCTGTTGATGGGGCACGCTACCCATTTCAACCCGGGGGGCTTCACGCCGGAATCCACCTACGACATGATCCGGAAGTACAAGATCACCAACCTGGCCGCGGCGCCTACGGCCTATCGTCTGCTCAAGGCCAACGATCATGTGCTGCCAGAAGGTGAGAACCTGGGTCTGCGAATCGCCAGCAGTGCCGGTGAGCCCCTCAATCCGGAAGTGGTGAACTGGATCCGCAATCGTCACTTCTGCCCGGTCAAGGATCACTACGGCCAGACCGAAACCGGTATGACCTGCTGTAACTTCCATGGCCTTGAGCATCCCGTTCGCGAGGGTTCAATGGGTTATGCCTCCCCGGGCCATAAAGTCGTCGCCCTGAACGAGAAGAACGAGGAAGTGGGCGCGGGCGAGGTTGGTCAACTGGCCGTGGACGTGAAAGCTTCGCCCCTGTTCCACTTTGACGGTTACACCTGGGGTGAAAAAGACCCGTTCGTGGAAGGCTACTATCTCACCGGTGACATGGTGGTCTGCCACGGCGATGGGTGCTTCTCCTTCAGCGGTCGGGACGACGACATCATCACCACCGCCGGCTACCGCGTCGGCCCCGCGGATGTGGAGAGCACGTTGCTGGAGCATGCCGCCGTGGCGGAGTCCGGCGTAGTCGGGAAGCCGGATGAAAAGCGCGGCTCCATCATCAAGGCCTATGTGGTGATCAAGAGCGATCAGGAACCGGCGGATGAGCAGGCCCTGAAAGACGAACTTCAGGAGTTGGTGCGCCGCCGGTTGTCCACCCACGCCTTCCCCCGGGAAATCGAGTTCGTTGATGAGCTGCCGAAGACGCCGAGCGGCAAGATTCAGCGCTTCGTCCTTCGTAATAAAGCCCAGGAAGAAGCCGGCGCATGA
- a CDS encoding PaaI family thioesterase codes for MIITFEELQAFLDEQFPQGAAFGTLQKLGDGWAEMKLEVDEEHLRPGGTVSGPAMMGLADVTLYAALLSRIGLVPLAVTTNLNINFLRKPVAHQPIWARATMLKVGRTMGVGEVFVYSEGAEDPVAHSTLTYSIPPNR; via the coding sequence ATGATCATCACGTTTGAAGAGCTGCAGGCCTTCCTTGACGAGCAGTTTCCGCAGGGGGCCGCCTTCGGCACCCTGCAAAAGCTGGGGGACGGCTGGGCGGAAATGAAGCTGGAAGTGGATGAGGAGCATCTCAGGCCGGGGGGGACCGTCTCCGGGCCGGCCATGATGGGGCTGGCGGACGTCACCCTTTACGCGGCGCTGTTGAGCAGGATTGGCCTGGTGCCGCTGGCGGTTACCACCAACCTGAATATCAACTTCCTGCGCAAACCTGTGGCACACCAGCCGATCTGGGCCAGGGCGACAATGCTGAAGGTCGGCCGTACCATGGGGGTGGGTGAAGTGTTTGTCTACTCCGAAGGCGCAGAGGATCCGGTGGCCCACTCCACCCTGACCTATTCGATTCCTCCGAACCGGTAG
- a CDS encoding alpha/beta fold hydrolase, with amino-acid sequence MQIRDMMVPVGEGVELEVRRIQHQQQKGPVLVFLHESLGSIALWRKFPEKLARATGWDALIYNRQGYGQSTREVLPRPYDYLEVAGHRWLPRLLDRLEIPEAVLVGHSDGGSISLVAAGALGRRVKALVTMAAHTYADHLTLAGLEEMASRYRETDIRERLERYHGHRTDDLFNAWQTVWRDEGFHAAMDFGHWLAAIECPAMIIQGECDEYGVPEQVTDIVAGIGSSAREVFLEDAGHSPHLEQQDQLVTLICDFLRSEVELKNQN; translated from the coding sequence ATGCAGATAAGAGACATGATGGTGCCGGTGGGCGAGGGCGTTGAGCTGGAAGTCAGGCGGATCCAGCACCAGCAACAAAAAGGGCCGGTTCTGGTGTTTCTGCACGAATCCCTCGGCAGTATTGCCCTGTGGCGGAAGTTTCCGGAGAAGCTTGCTAGGGCGACAGGGTGGGATGCGCTGATCTACAACCGGCAGGGTTACGGGCAGTCAACCCGGGAAGTGCTGCCGCGCCCCTACGACTACCTCGAAGTCGCCGGCCATCGCTGGCTACCCCGGTTGCTGGACAGGCTTGAAATTCCGGAAGCCGTGCTGGTGGGGCATAGTGATGGTGGCTCGATTTCCCTGGTAGCCGCCGGCGCTTTGGGCAGACGCGTAAAGGCGCTTGTCACCATGGCGGCGCACACCTACGCCGACCACCTGACGCTCGCGGGTTTAGAGGAAATGGCCAGTCGTTACCGGGAAACCGATATTCGTGAACGCCTGGAGCGGTATCACGGCCATCGGACCGATGATCTGTTTAACGCCTGGCAGACCGTCTGGCGTGATGAGGGGTTCCATGCGGCGATGGATTTCGGTCACTGGCTGGCGGCTATCGAATGCCCGGCTATGATCATTCAGGGAGAGTGTGACGAATACGGCGTGCCCGAACAGGTGACTGACATCGTGGCTGGCATCGGTTCCAGCGCCAGGGAGGTTTTCCTGGAAGATGCCGGTCACTCGCCCCATCTCGAGCAGCAGGACCAGTTGGTGACCCTCATATGCGACTTTTTGCGTAGCGAGGTTGAACTGAAAAATCAGAATTAA